Proteins encoded in a region of the Planococcus citri chromosome 1, ihPlaCitr1.1, whole genome shotgun sequence genome:
- the LOC135842948 gene encoding uncharacterized protein LOC135842948: MFVKLAVFGLLFGVIFQSDANGEHNEQSDKDLTVVISFESFEIDAEDFFKKQLDPVFNELSKCVTWHFVPCSCSRIVDEVLQCVNGVGECQIDVLYACAAHYYENDQIKLGNFFICMMTDSNKFIKGEWCAKKACLDWNLLKACKPSEQAGQFCNNRYKQLQDIHAKGMPGVIFNWRFNEQTQAAAQTNLKSAVCERLQKIGKTCDACSNCSG, translated from the exons ATGTTCGTGAAATTAGCCGTTTTCGGACTTTTgtttggggtaatttttcaatccgACGCGAATGGTGAACATAATGAACAGAGCGATAAG GATTTGACTGTGGTTATTTCTTTTGAGAGTTTCGAAATTGACGCagaagactttttcaaaaaacagctgGATCCAGTTTTCaatgaattatcaaaatgtGTCACGTGGCATTTCGTACCTTGTTCTTGTTCTCGT ATTGTAGACGAAGTGTTACAATGCGTGAACGGAGTTGGAGAGTGTCAAATTGATGTACTGTACGCTTGCGCGGCTCATTACTacgaaaatgatcaaatcaagctgggtaattttttcatatgcATGATGACCGACAGTAATAAATTCATCAAAGGAGAATGg tgtgctaAAAAAGCGTGTTTAGATTGGAACCTATTGAAAGCGTGTAAGCCATCGGAGCAAGCTGGCCAATTTTGTAATAATAGGTATAAACAGCTGCAAGATATTCACGCTAAAGGTATGCCCGGAGTTATATTCAATTGGAGGTTTAACGAGCAAACTCAGGCTGCAGCCCAAACTAATTTGAAATCCGCGGTTTGCGAACGTCTGCAAAAAATAGGCAAAACATGCGACGCGTGTTCAAATTGCAGTGGTTAA